A window from Chryseobacterium vaccae encodes these proteins:
- a CDS encoding phage tail protein yields the protein MSDSNPIPGFYFSVIFELLPQFSIDTKFQSVNGLKVTMETEPYTEGGQNKFKHSLPLRSGYQDLVLKRGLTSDMSGLSMWCNQALEDFVFYPANLVVSLLNEKGNPLKVWYVSHAIPLSYEFSDFDAEQNKIVIETITLKYNFFKELPVPGF from the coding sequence ATGTCTGACAGCAATCCCATTCCCGGTTTTTACTTTTCCGTCATCTTTGAATTATTGCCGCAATTCAGTATTGATACAAAATTTCAAAGTGTAAACGGATTGAAGGTTACGATGGAAACGGAGCCTTATACCGAGGGCGGACAAAATAAATTCAAACACAGCTTGCCGCTGCGTTCAGGATATCAGGATCTGGTTCTGAAAAGAGGATTAACTTCGGATATGTCTGGCTTATCCATGTGGTGTAATCAGGCATTGGAGGATTTTGTTTTTTATCCCGCCAACCTGGTTGTTTCCTTATTGAATGAAAAAGGAAATCCTCTGAAAGTATGGTATGTATCCCATGCCATCCCGTTGAGCTATGAATTCAGTGATTTTGATGCAGAACAGAATAAAATTGTGATTGAAACCATTACACTGAAATATAATTTTTTTAAAGAACTGCCGGTTCCAGGCTTTTAA
- a CDS encoding PAAR domain-containing protein, whose amino-acid sequence MPAAARTSDMHVCPMTTGTVPHVGGPILPGGNSTVLIGGMPASVVGDSCVCTGPPDTIVKGSATVLIGGVPAARMGDSTAHGGTIVLGCPTVIIGD is encoded by the coding sequence ATGCCCGCAGCAGCAAGAACCAGTGACATGCATGTATGTCCGATGACTACAGGAACAGTGCCCCATGTTGGGGGACCCATTTTACCGGGAGGAAATTCTACTGTATTAATCGGAGGAATGCCCGCTTCGGTAGTAGGAGACAGTTGTGTTTGTACAGGGCCGCCAGATACCATCGTAAAAGGTTCGGCAACTGTACTTATTGGTGGAGTTCCCGCCGCAAGAATGGGAGATTCTACCGCACACGGAGGAACCATTGTTTTAGGCTGTCCCACAGTAATTATAGGAGATTAA
- a CDS encoding baseplate J/gp47 family protein encodes MENCSSKISIHQGMGTTQNARFLAALQPSYFLLDEREEIDYVVLAQKMSHYLSYFNESDSQNEQSDWSPFFAVESTAVLAQIFKWNIEDYEKKYENEKKSIALINDDKEQKKRILNIFEKIQDDFIRLTDKVNRIDDRISIKEFLVSSKINIEKQLNEILLRITEAGSILTLLQSYRLDKNIQQLFGLLLYWKNSTGEAFAQQLENYPSHTPHYALFLAFLKLLGIAKKHLNDFTKRHLDFYYKDILKLLPQKAQPDFVHLLIEPAADKEAFLLAKNTIFSAGKNSQGKNKFYASTSDQVINAVKIKYFLSHHLVQNTWKKADLLPLNAANIPFSAFPSSSEKTEIGLLLASPLFYMKGGTRTIILKFNPHSLDPNSFDFWITGEKKWIEITKENKELTEDEYIKLTIPASEKAIVPFNKEIHTGEAVATSHPVLKIIPINNTEKIDCKTLEIGISVSGLKNLIVATDTGVVDINKPFRPFGDFPKNGNGFIIGCNEFFMKKRAAARFSIESDALSSALSIGSVTYTLFNSSLLNTNLLNTNIQTFNKISAIQPFADTNMQASFNYSGIQAADFVNSMYISLIHHSKLLVMKNGQFVKSDQTNFNSIYTNNSPVSEYSEDTVPDKESISGYIRIQLDDTKYEGEKFMQDYIAAAKLPNPVLPAVPVIQSLNMDYSVTETYSFSPSDDHLNVLEYYHLLPFGYEKLNPKSSLSFIPDLPGQGEIYIGFENAQPGNGLSLLFQMAEGTANPRKEPAGISWAYLSENQWKSINSHDIGDETLGLLQSGIINLTIPEFDNTKTVVLPGHLFWLRISVSELDRICHFAGIHEQALKAVLFDFENNGSGFLEITPKETISKLYQPDSSVKKVKQPYPSFGGKRQEEDNQLYQRSSERLRHKQRSITSWDYERLILQEFPEVYRVKCLNHYRYDSKSVSNVSAGYVTLIPVAKSPGSSTVWEWKPLLSLSTLQRIKNRITEWCSPHVRLSVKPPILEKIQISCNVKYKDIPGADTRLYAKMLAETVNRYISPWAYSDLDIDFAKKIELSSLIQLIDKQSFVDYIIDFKVNQLILDDEENTVIKRLEEVKEIAPQTDYTLFIPNDSHEIKELQKNC; translated from the coding sequence ATGGAAAACTGTTCTTCAAAAATATCAATCCATCAGGGAATGGGAACAACCCAAAATGCAAGGTTTTTAGCAGCCTTACAGCCCTCTTATTTTCTTCTGGACGAAAGAGAAGAAATAGACTATGTGGTATTGGCTCAGAAAATGTCTCACTACCTCAGTTATTTCAATGAATCCGATTCCCAAAACGAACAAAGTGACTGGTCACCGTTTTTTGCTGTTGAATCTACCGCGGTTTTAGCACAGATATTCAAATGGAATATAGAGGACTATGAGAAAAAATATGAAAATGAAAAAAAATCCATTGCATTAATCAATGATGATAAAGAACAGAAAAAACGGATCCTGAACATTTTTGAAAAAATCCAGGATGATTTTATCCGTCTTACCGATAAAGTAAACAGGATAGATGACCGCATCTCAATAAAAGAATTTTTAGTAAGCTCTAAAATAAATATCGAAAAGCAGCTGAATGAGATCCTTTTAAGAATCACAGAAGCAGGTTCAATACTTACCTTACTGCAGAGTTATCGGCTCGATAAAAATATTCAGCAGCTTTTCGGCTTGCTGCTGTACTGGAAAAACAGCACCGGAGAGGCCTTTGCACAGCAATTGGAAAATTACCCTTCCCATACACCGCATTATGCCTTATTTCTGGCCTTTTTAAAGCTTCTGGGCATTGCAAAAAAACACCTGAATGACTTTACCAAAAGACATCTGGACTTCTATTACAAAGATATTTTAAAGCTGCTTCCACAAAAGGCACAGCCTGATTTTGTTCATTTGCTGATAGAGCCTGCTGCCGATAAAGAAGCTTTCCTCTTAGCAAAGAATACCATTTTTTCAGCAGGGAAAAATTCGCAGGGAAAAAATAAATTTTATGCTTCTACTTCAGATCAGGTGATTAATGCTGTGAAAATTAAATATTTCCTAAGTCATCATCTTGTTCAGAATACCTGGAAAAAGGCAGATTTGCTTCCCTTAAACGCGGCTAACATTCCATTCTCAGCTTTTCCATCTTCCTCAGAAAAAACCGAAATCGGCCTTCTTCTGGCAAGCCCGTTATTCTATATGAAAGGCGGAACAAGAACCATTATTTTAAAATTTAACCCTCATAGCTTAGATCCCAATTCATTCGACTTCTGGATCACTGGCGAAAAAAAATGGATAGAAATTACTAAGGAAAATAAAGAATTAACTGAGGATGAATACATTAAGCTTACTATTCCTGCTTCAGAAAAAGCGATTGTTCCGTTTAATAAAGAAATTCATACAGGAGAAGCTGTAGCCACATCACACCCGGTTCTGAAAATAATTCCCATAAATAATACCGAAAAAATTGACTGTAAAACACTTGAAATAGGAATCAGCGTAAGCGGGCTTAAAAATTTAATTGTTGCCACCGATACAGGAGTTGTAGATATTAATAAACCTTTCAGGCCTTTTGGAGATTTTCCCAAAAACGGAAACGGCTTCATTATCGGATGCAACGAATTTTTCATGAAAAAAAGAGCCGCTGCCCGGTTTTCAATAGAATCGGATGCGCTGTCATCTGCTTTGTCTATTGGCTCCGTTACCTATACTTTATTTAACTCAAGTTTACTTAACACTAATTTACTTAATACCAATATCCAGACTTTTAATAAAATATCAGCCATTCAGCCGTTCGCAGATACCAATATGCAGGCATCATTTAACTATTCCGGCATTCAGGCAGCTGATTTTGTCAACTCTATGTATATCTCCCTCATCCATCATTCTAAATTATTGGTAATGAAAAATGGGCAGTTTGTTAAAAGTGATCAGACCAATTTCAATTCCATTTATACCAACAACAGTCCCGTAAGTGAATATTCAGAAGATACGGTTCCTGATAAAGAAAGTATTTCGGGATATATAAGAATTCAGCTGGATGATACTAAATATGAAGGTGAAAAATTTATGCAGGATTATATAGCGGCTGCGAAATTACCCAATCCTGTTTTGCCGGCAGTACCTGTTATTCAGTCGCTGAACATGGATTATTCAGTCACCGAAACATATAGTTTCAGCCCTTCAGATGATCATCTTAATGTATTGGAATATTATCATCTTTTACCTTTTGGCTATGAAAAATTAAACCCAAAATCTTCCTTATCCTTTATCCCTGATTTACCGGGCCAGGGAGAAATCTATATCGGATTTGAAAATGCACAGCCAGGAAACGGATTGAGCCTTCTTTTTCAAATGGCGGAAGGAACAGCTAACCCAAGAAAAGAACCCGCAGGAATATCGTGGGCATACCTATCAGAAAATCAATGGAAATCAATAAATTCACACGATATAGGAGATGAGACTCTTGGGCTTTTGCAATCCGGAATTATTAATCTCACCATTCCTGAGTTTGACAATACAAAAACAGTTGTGTTACCAGGCCATCTTTTCTGGCTGCGGATTTCAGTCAGTGAACTAGACAGAATCTGTCATTTTGCAGGCATACACGAACAGGCCTTAAAAGCCGTTTTATTTGATTTTGAAAATAATGGAAGCGGTTTTCTTGAAATAACTCCGAAAGAAACCATTTCAAAACTCTATCAGCCTGATTCTTCCGTGAAAAAAGTAAAACAGCCATATCCTTCTTTTGGAGGAAAAAGGCAGGAAGAAGACAACCAGCTCTATCAACGAAGCAGTGAAAGGCTGCGACATAAACAACGGTCTATTACTTCCTGGGATTACGAAAGGCTTATTTTACAGGAATTTCCGGAAGTATACAGAGTAAAATGCCTGAATCATTACCGATATGATTCCAAAAGTGTTTCCAATGTTTCTGCAGGATATGTAACACTGATTCCCGTTGCCAAATCACCCGGTTCATCCACCGTTTGGGAATGGAAGCCATTACTGAGCCTAAGCACTTTACAGCGCATTAAAAACAGGATTACAGAATGGTGTTCCCCTCATGTGCGGTTATCTGTAAAACCTCCCATTTTAGAAAAAATACAGATCAGCTGTAACGTAAAATACAAAGACATTCCGGGTGCAGATACCCGTTTGTATGCCAAAATGCTGGCAGAAACAGTTAACCGCTATATCAGTCCGTGGGCGTACAGTGATCTTGATATAGATTTCGCAAAGAAAATAGAATTGTCTTCATTGATTCAGTTGATTGATAAACAGTCCTTCGTAGACTATATTATTGATTTTAAGGTCAATCAGCTTATTCTGGATGATGAAGAAAATACAGTAATAAAAAGACTCGAAGAAGTAAAGGAAATTGCTCCTCAGACAGACTATACTTTGTTCATTCCGAATGATTCCCACGAAATTAAAGAACTCCAAAAGAACTGCTAA
- a CDS encoding GPW/gp25 family protein, giving the protein MKTDDFLGKGWGFPPAFNSITGTVETVSGEKDIQESLQILLSTQLTERIMRSDFGCDLTPLLFENVTVTLLTKIKGIIEHAILKYEPRIDLNDIYFGSETNATQGIIRIEVEYTIRATNSRLNYVFPYYLEEGTFIKI; this is encoded by the coding sequence ATGAAAACAGATGACTTTTTGGGAAAAGGATGGGGATTTCCTCCGGCTTTTAATAGCATCACAGGAACGGTTGAAACGGTTTCCGGTGAAAAAGATATTCAGGAAAGTCTGCAGATTTTACTGAGCACACAGCTTACAGAAAGGATAATGCGGTCAGACTTTGGCTGCGATCTCACACCGCTTCTGTTTGAAAATGTAACCGTAACGCTCCTCACAAAAATTAAAGGCATTATTGAACATGCCATTCTGAAATATGAGCCAAGAATAGATTTGAATGATATTTATTTTGGTTCAGAAACCAATGCTACACAGGGGATAATCAGAATTGAAGTTGAATACACCATCCGCGCTACCAACTCAAGACTTAATTATGTGTTCCCGTACTATCTGGAAGAAGGAACTTTTATAAAAATCTGA
- a CDS encoding CIS tube protein — protein MIQAALGIIDKMRIEVYEDNKYTTPKKTIFVQLNPEKYTRKNNVTFSEDQPMGASANNLSFSKSQSEEVTFDFIFDSSGVVPPGKIKDGKGEMSLLDKAGDVLDALTPAIVNPFAEVKSVEEHVEAFKNLTIGYNGKTHQTAYLQLLWGAFKLQCRMKSMDIEYTLFRKDGRPIRAKVKCVFKATATHQIMVAEQNKTSPDLTHLKTVSMNDKLVLMAENIYENPSYYVDVAQVNKLLSFRKIETGQNISFPPIK, from the coding sequence ATGATACAGGCAGCATTGGGTATTATAGACAAAATGCGGATCGAAGTTTACGAGGATAATAAATATACCACCCCCAAAAAAACCATTTTCGTACAGCTCAATCCGGAGAAATATACCCGCAAAAACAATGTTACATTCTCCGAAGATCAGCCGATGGGAGCTTCAGCCAATAATCTCAGCTTCAGCAAAAGCCAGAGCGAAGAAGTGACTTTCGATTTTATTTTCGACAGTTCGGGTGTTGTACCGCCGGGAAAGATAAAAGACGGCAAAGGAGAGATGTCGTTACTGGATAAAGCAGGAGATGTTCTGGATGCACTTACCCCCGCCATTGTAAATCCTTTTGCAGAGGTAAAATCGGTGGAGGAGCATGTGGAAGCATTTAAAAATCTTACCATCGGATATAACGGAAAAACTCATCAGACCGCTTATTTGCAGCTTCTTTGGGGAGCATTCAAACTCCAGTGCCGCATGAAGAGCATGGATATAGAATATACGCTTTTCAGAAAAGACGGACGGCCCATCAGAGCTAAAGTTAAATGTGTTTTTAAGGCAACAGCAACACATCAGATCATGGTTGCAGAGCAAAATAAAACATCTCCGGATCTTACCCATCTTAAAACGGTGAGTATGAATGACAAACTGGTGCTTATGGCAGAAAATATCTATGAAAATCCTTCATATTATGTGGATGTAGCTCAGGTCAATAAGCTGTTAAGCTTCAGAAAAATAGAAACCGGGCAAAACATTTCGTTTCCGCCTATTAAATAA
- a CDS encoding DUF5908 family protein codes for MAIQIKELHIKVKIEEEPVNSTRSEQTDPLKMQELKSQLIKECTREVLEKLKEKKER; via the coding sequence ATGGCTATTCAGATTAAAGAATTACACATCAAAGTGAAGATTGAAGAAGAGCCGGTAAATTCTACCCGTTCTGAGCAGACAGATCCTCTGAAGATGCAGGAACTGAAATCGCAGCTCATTAAAGAGTGTACCCGTGAAGTACTGGAAAAACTTAAAGAAAAAAAAGAAAGATGA
- a CDS encoding phage baseplate assembly protein V gives MPVQPYIPTDDLLKLEFLTDGKNNGLDTLLKDAQVTFELNKIPFAKFTFIAPNPDVEAPAGSPTDQLKKGQKIEVKVTVNKKPETLFKGFIKSVERKISESGTTIKLECKDEAYQLTEPSEKPDNSTETFKTKLDEFLSQANVANKLQSKGQSWENEKITRNLHTLPWDYLVGFLDSVGLMVNVRNGEFNALDILEPASEEKYCAENGINVFSFSCREDETKKLSKVSIGYWDLSSQAMEKIETEQEAEKNIKTLTLNESRLLTATVTRIADTFLKKSSHTVIQGELLTFGNLEAKAGDFLSCSKVNKEIDKKKLLISKEHHTFENGSWKTEYTFGIETEQSFIETNFPSVPAQQAQTGQVNSVSGLQIGVVTQIEEDPDRQFRIKVRIPTLSEKGEGIWARLASVFSGKKMGSFLIPDVNDEVIVGCLGDNPDTPVILGSLYSLKIEMPFPIQKENYIKGLVTKEGTTIQLDDDKKSIELSTKKGNKLLISDDKKGFVLEDQNGNKILMNADGITLDSSKDIILKAKMDFKMDSAKAALSASATMDVKGGIIKLN, from the coding sequence ATGCCAGTTCAACCTTATATACCGACTGATGATCTGCTAAAACTGGAATTTTTAACAGATGGGAAAAATAACGGCCTTGACACGCTATTGAAAGATGCACAGGTGACCTTTGAACTGAATAAAATCCCTTTTGCCAAATTTACTTTTATAGCTCCAAATCCTGATGTAGAAGCTCCAGCTGGATCACCCACAGATCAGCTTAAAAAAGGACAGAAAATAGAAGTGAAAGTAACGGTGAATAAAAAACCTGAGACCCTGTTCAAAGGATTTATTAAGTCTGTTGAACGAAAAATCAGCGAAAGTGGAACTACCATAAAATTAGAATGTAAAGACGAGGCTTATCAACTGACTGAACCTTCTGAAAAACCAGATAACAGTACCGAAACTTTCAAAACAAAATTAGACGAATTTTTAAGTCAGGCCAATGTTGCCAATAAACTTCAGTCAAAAGGGCAAAGCTGGGAAAATGAAAAGATCACCCGTAATCTGCATACCCTTCCCTGGGATTATCTTGTAGGATTTCTAGATTCAGTTGGTCTGATGGTGAATGTAAGAAACGGGGAATTCAATGCTTTGGATATTTTAGAACCTGCTTCCGAAGAAAAGTATTGTGCAGAAAACGGAATCAATGTATTCTCATTTTCGTGCAGGGAAGATGAGACTAAAAAACTGAGCAAGGTGTCAATCGGCTATTGGGATCTTTCTTCTCAGGCTATGGAAAAAATTGAAACAGAACAGGAGGCTGAAAAAAATATAAAGACCCTTACCCTTAATGAAAGCCGGCTTTTAACCGCTACAGTGACAAGAATAGCAGATACATTTCTTAAAAAAAGCAGCCATACGGTAATTCAGGGTGAGCTTTTAACTTTCGGAAATCTGGAGGCTAAAGCAGGAGATTTCCTGAGCTGTAGTAAGGTGAATAAAGAAATTGATAAAAAGAAGTTGCTGATTAGCAAAGAGCACCACACCTTTGAAAATGGCAGCTGGAAAACCGAATATACTTTCGGAATAGAAACAGAACAGTCTTTTATTGAAACGAACTTTCCCTCTGTTCCGGCTCAACAGGCACAAACCGGGCAAGTCAATTCAGTAAGCGGATTACAGATTGGCGTTGTGACTCAGATTGAAGAAGATCCTGATAGGCAGTTCAGAATAAAAGTAAGAATACCCACACTCTCCGAAAAAGGAGAGGGGATCTGGGCAAGATTAGCCAGTGTATTTTCAGGAAAGAAAATGGGAAGTTTTTTAATTCCCGATGTAAATGATGAGGTTATTGTAGGATGCCTGGGAGATAATCCGGATACCCCTGTAATTCTGGGAAGTCTTTACAGCTTAAAGATTGAAATGCCGTTTCCCATTCAGAAAGAAAACTACATAAAAGGTCTGGTCACCAAAGAAGGGACTACCATACAGCTGGACGATGATAAAAAATCTATCGAACTCAGTACAAAAAAAGGGAACAAACTCCTGATCAGCGATGATAAAAAAGGCTTTGTATTGGAAGACCAGAATGGAAATAAGATCCTGATGAATGCCGACGGAATCACATTAGACAGCAGCAAAGACATCATTCTTAAAGCAAAAATGGATTTCAAAATGGATTCGGCAAAAGCGGCGCTTTCTGCGTCTGCCACAATGGATGTAAAAGGAGGAATCATAAAACTCAATTAA
- a CDS encoding contractile injection system tape measure protein, which produces MHLLQKHTIDIQCSSLSLGKEVQNTLSDVLEKDFYPKLELILSRYSIENYEWEIECLSVDLPVISPKDWEKELVAQTLSRIEEYLKDHFPVLELNASEEKLENFGWESQGKYAETLFFDYLKTGMIRENSYSKNIDEIVEAVEISKEFIRKIIELFFENRNTIIRYYFNTNDSFKQRISTEISKYSMTESLIIFFSSPLKFSSVEELQAWIESLELFSETPKKKDFPSNERESAESYKKSDQKDPEENKKNKEERIDNQHEKLQNKGLKKEQNKNQNSGTQKSTGNVDKENKAAVRDVLINKEPGTGKLVLPSSGIYIDNAGLVILHPFLPNLFQKLNLCEEEVWKNKQSQHKAVLLTQYLVTGQEVFFENELVLNKLMCGFPIEIVVNTKQKISRKEKEICKDLLSAVIEHWNVLKGTSTEALRETFLQRAGKLSVSETHSAELWVEEKGVDILLDSLPWGTGMIRTPWMEEFLMVYWNS; this is translated from the coding sequence ATGCACCTTCTTCAAAAACATACAATAGATATTCAATGCAGCTCTTTATCATTAGGAAAAGAGGTCCAAAATACTTTATCTGATGTGTTGGAGAAAGATTTTTATCCGAAACTGGAACTCATTTTAAGCCGGTATTCAATAGAAAATTACGAATGGGAAATAGAGTGTTTATCAGTAGATCTTCCGGTAATTTCCCCAAAAGACTGGGAAAAAGAACTTGTAGCCCAGACTTTATCCCGGATTGAAGAATATCTCAAAGATCATTTCCCCGTTTTGGAATTGAATGCATCAGAAGAAAAATTAGAAAACTTCGGATGGGAATCACAGGGAAAATATGCTGAGACGCTATTTTTTGATTATTTAAAAACAGGAATGATCAGAGAAAATTCATACTCGAAAAATATAGATGAAATTGTTGAGGCAGTTGAAATTTCCAAAGAATTTATTAGAAAAATCATTGAACTTTTCTTTGAAAACAGAAATACAATCATCAGGTATTATTTTAACACGAACGATTCTTTTAAACAGAGAATAAGCACTGAAATTTCAAAGTATTCAATGACTGAGTCTTTAATCATTTTTTTTAGTTCACCATTGAAATTTTCTTCAGTAGAAGAGCTTCAGGCCTGGATTGAAAGCTTGGAATTATTTTCTGAAACCCCGAAGAAAAAAGACTTTCCGTCCAATGAGCGGGAGAGTGCTGAAAGTTATAAAAAATCAGATCAAAAGGATCCGGAAGAAAATAAGAAAAATAAAGAAGAACGAATTGACAACCAGCATGAAAAATTACAAAATAAAGGCTTGAAAAAAGAACAGAATAAAAATCAAAATTCCGGTACACAGAAAAGTACTGGTAATGTTGATAAGGAAAACAAAGCAGCTGTTCGTGATGTTTTAATCAATAAAGAGCCAGGAACCGGTAAACTGGTTTTACCGTCTTCCGGCATCTATATAGACAATGCCGGACTGGTTATTCTGCATCCGTTTCTTCCCAATCTTTTTCAAAAACTGAATTTGTGTGAAGAAGAAGTCTGGAAGAATAAACAAAGCCAGCACAAAGCCGTTTTATTAACCCAATATTTAGTTACGGGGCAGGAAGTTTTCTTTGAAAATGAACTGGTTTTAAACAAATTGATGTGCGGTTTTCCCATAGAAATCGTGGTCAATACAAAACAAAAGATCAGCAGGAAAGAGAAAGAAATCTGTAAAGATTTATTATCCGCTGTTATTGAGCATTGGAATGTACTGAAAGGTACATCAACAGAAGCGCTCAGAGAAACTTTTTTACAGAGAGCCGGAAAGCTGTCGGTATCAGAAACTCATTCTGCAGAGCTTTGGGTAGAAGAAAAAGGAGTAGATATTTTATTAGACAGCTTACCATGGGGAACAGGGATGATCCGGACCCCCTGGATGGAAGAATTTCTGATGGTTTACTGGAATTCCTAG